The region TACTTAGTTTATAGTGTTTTTTTGATTTTTCAAAAAGATTGAACCCAAAGGAGAGTTGTCAGATGGTTGTGAAGGAGCTCATAGAGTCGTTTAAGAGAGAAAATAAAATTGATGAGAGGGAACAGATATTTTCTGTCCTGCCTTCGATAGAAGGATCCACAGTCCTTTTAAAAGGTTTTGTGGGGGAGCAGAGAGTAAAAAATCTTTTGATTCAAAAAATACTGGAGAATTCAAAAATGAATGTTTTGGATCAGATAGAGCTTTTGCCTGAGAAGAAATTTTTGAATATGTATGGAATTGTTAGAAAATCTGTTGTAAATCTTGTAAAAACCCCAGAAACGAACGATATAGTGACCCAGGCGCGCATGGGTGATTTACTGAAATTGTTTAAATGTGTAAATGATTGGTATCTTGTGCAGATGGAAGATAATTACATTGGGTGGCTTGATAGTTCAGGTTTCGTGATATATGATGAACCGTCGATTAACTCATATCTGGTAAATAATTTTGCCGTAGTCATTTCAAAATTTGCAGCTGTTGAGGATTCGTCTATGGTAGAAAAAATAGTGCAAGGCACGGTATTACCATATTTAAAGGTTAGTGAAAATTACGTATGGTTACTTTCGCCAGATAAGGAGCAATTGAAAGTGAGAAAAAGTGATGTTACTCTTCATTCAAGTAGAAAAGAGGTGTTTTCAGTTTTTAGGGATGCCGAGTACATTATAAATATAGCCAGACAGCATACAGGACTTGCTTACCTCTGGGGAGGCACTACTTCTTATGGTTTCGATTGTTCTGGATTTACACAGTTTTGCTTCAGAATGGGTGGATATTTTCTCAGAAGAGATGCAGATATGCAATTTGAGCAGGGTTTAGAGATAAACAGTAAAGAAGACATGATGCCTGGAGATCTTGTTTTCTTTCAGACATACAAACCCGGTCCATCACACGTTGGTATTTATATCGGTAACTGTAGGTTTATTCATTCTGGGAGTAATGGAGTTACAATCAATAGTTTTGCTGAGAAAGATGAAGATTATTCTTATAAACTTGACGTTAATTATATTGGATCCAGAAGAATAATAGGCGCAGAAAATCTTCGCCATCCTTTTGATTAGATAGATTAGTTTTATGGGAATCTTTCAGTTGAGTGTAGAACTTTAAAATGAAAAGTGAAGTAGCAGCAATTTTGGGAGTGTTAAAGATGGAAATATTTGAAAAGATATCTCGATTGATTCAGTCAAAGGACTTTTCAAAAGCAAAAGAATTAGCTCAAAACATTCCTGATGAAATTGATAAAAATAACACGCTTGGAGTTATATCTTTCTATGAAGAAAAAAATGACGATGCCATAAATTTTTTTGAAAAAGCGTTGAGAATAAATCCAGCACATTCAGATGTGCTTTTCAATTATTCAAAAGCACTTTTTGAAAAACAGAATTATTTTGAATCCTGGCGATATTTAACAAGAATACCCAAAAAAACATGGGAAATTTATGACATGCTCGGTGATACACAGTTAAAACAGGATAACCCGGCCATGGCATTACATTATTATAAAAAGGCTTATGAAATGTCAAGCATCAAAGAGCTTAAAGAAAAATATGACTCTATCAAAGAGCAGCACTTTAAAAACGAGAAACTCGCTATCTTTTGTCTTCCCAATATAGATAATTTTATAAAAGACATTGCAGAGATCTTATCAAATATTTACAAAGTAAAGCTTGTTGTGACAACTGATAGTAAACAAATTGTTGAAGCTTACAACTGGGCAGATATTATCTGGCTGGAGTGGGCAAATGAAATGGCAGTACAGATAACAGGCAGAATGAACAAAACGGGAAAAAGAGTCATATGTAGACTCCACAGTTATGAAGCTTTATCTACTTATCCAGAAAAAATGAACTGGCAAAATGTTGATATTCTGATCTTGGTCGCCGAACATATGAGAGAAATTCTTGAAATCTACCACAATGACACATACAGAAAAATAAGTAATATGATCAGAATAATTCCCAACGGAATAGATCTGAACAAATTTGTTTTCAAAAATCGCACTCCCGGATTTGACATAGCAGTTGTTGCCCATATAAGCCATAAAAAAGATCCCGCGGCGTGGCTTCAGGTAGCAGGCATGCTTAAGAAAATAGATAGAAGGTACGTTCTTCACATTGCTGGAGAATTTCAGGAGCTGCGTTATGCAAATTACTTCAGGCATTTTATTGAAGATGCAGATCTTGAAAGAAATGTCAAGCTCTACGGCTTTGTCAAGGATATTAATGCATTTCTTGAAAATAAAAATTATCTTCTGTCAACGAGCATTCACGAGAGCTTCGGTTACAACATCGCCGAAGCCATGGCAAGAGGAATAAAACCGATAATACACAACTACAGTGGTTCAAAAGAACAATGGCCAGCTGAATTGGTCTATAGTTTTATTGATGAGATACCGGCAATGTTAGAGAATGAGTATTCGTCAGAAAAATACAGAAGTTTCGTAGAGAATAAGTTTTCCATTGAGAAACAGATCAAGAACATTGTAGAAGTTCTTAATTTGCTGCGGTGTACACAATCAAAGGTCAATAATGAACAAATGCTGTATGGATCATCTAAGTTCACTGCAAATTATTGCAACCTTAAAGGCGTTTTTTCGGAAAGTTTTGTTTCAAAATGCTACGAAACAATCGACTCTTACAACCAAAAAAATCGTGATAACCTCGATAATTCTACCAAAGTGGTTGTAGATACAACCATAAGAAAGCCATTAGTGAGCGTTGTGACACCGGCATACAACGCTGCTGAATTTCTTGAAGCTCTTGCAAATAGTCTGTCAAAGCAATCTATCTTTCGAGATCTGCAATGGGTTATTGTTGATGATGATTCTAAAGACGACACACAACAATCTATAGCAAAACTTTGCAAACAATATAAAGACATGTCTATCAAAGTCTTAAAAAACGAAAAAAATGCAGGTGCAGCTTATAGTTTGGAGAAAGGTTTCGAACACGCGAATGGGGAGTATGTAGCCTGGGTTAGTGCTGATGATTATTACATAGATGACAGGAAGCTGGAAAAAGATGTGAATTTACTTGAAAATTCCTTCGACGTTGTGTTTTCGAAATACAGTTTATTTGGAAGTTCTCCAGGGAATGCGAAAAGATACGAAACGATATTACCAGATAATAGTACAGAACTTTTCATTCGCATAACTCTCAGTAATAATTTAAATGGCTCTTCGGTTGTTATGAAAAAAGAACTCTACGATCGAGCTGGCGGTTTCGATAAAATGCTCTGGAATGTTGATGGAGATTATGACCTTTTTTCAAAATTGATTCTCTGTGGCGCTAAGATTGGATTGAGCGAAAGTACGGTATTTAACAGAACGCATTCTGGACAGACTTCTTCTCGAAGTATTCTAATGAAAGTTGGTTCGTCCCTAACTCGAAGCAGGTTCTTCAGGATAGATCATTTAAGAACACTTATAAAGGACAAGATTTTCGGAGCTGGCAATGAAAGAATAATGTATTCACTTAGCATCAGATTCCCTTTGTTTTTTTTGGATTTATATAGAGAATCGATACAAATACCTGATTTTGAGAGATCATCAATCAAGAATTTGATAGAACACTATAATAAATTAGTAGATTTTCTTTTTAGTTCTGAAGCATTCAAAGTTTTTTTATGCAATTACACAATGAAGGAGGAAAAATTATGAAAATATTGCTAACGGGTGGCTTGGGTTTCATCGGTAGGATGTTAAAAGTCAAACTTCAGGCTAAGGGACATGAGGTTATTGCGCTCGATTTACAAGTTAGAGATTATGATGATTACGTTCGTGCCGATGTGACTGAATTTCTTGATCTCTGGAGAACTGCAAAGACTTTTGATAAATTTGATTACGTTGTCCACATGGCTGGTGAAGTGGGAAGACTTGTTGGCGAAGAACATCCACATAAGATGATTCGAGTTAATGATATTGGGACCTTGAATGTAATTCATATTTGCATGGAAATGGGATCAAACCTGGTGTATTTCTCCACTTCAGAAATTTATGGAAGGTTACTTGATATTCAAGAAGTAACAGAAGAAAGTGTAAACCATCTTTCTCCATTTATGCTTAGTAATGTTTATGCAATTAGCAAGTACTTTGGGGAGGCTCTTGTGAACCACTATGTGACAAACTACAACTTAAAGGCTGTCGGTATAAGACCTTTTATGGTATATGGTCCTGGAGTTATTTCAAGTAAATATAAATCGGCGATTGACCAGTTTATATATAACGCACTAACGGGGAAAGAATTTTACGTGCATAGAGGTTCTGAAAGAGCCTGGTGCTACATAGATGATTTCATTGATGGAGTTATGCTTGTTTTGGAAAAACATGAGTTTAAAGATAATGTGTACGAGGCTTATAATATCGGAACACAGGAGTATAAAACAATGGAAGAAGTTGGAGAAATAGTTTTAAAATACACGAAAGCGCCAAGAGAATTGATGAAAATAGTCGAACCGCCGGAAAAATTTCTAGTAACAAGAAAAAGGTTTTCAAACAAAAAGCTATTAAATTTAGGTTTTGAGCAGAAAGTACCTCTGAAAGAAGGTATAAAAAGAACTATCGAATGGCACAGGAGTGTTGTAAGTGGTAACAATAATTGGTAGCGACGGCTTTATAGGTCATCGTGTAAAAAAATGGGCAGAATACCTGAAAATAAATCATACCGGAGTGTATTTTGAAGACAAAGAAAAAGGAAATATACATTTTGAAGAGTACATAGGTAGCGAGTTATTAAAGGAAACAGATACCTTAGTGATAGCAGCGGGGAACTCCAATCATAATCTGCCGCGGCACAATTTTACCGAGGCTCTCAAAATGGATTTGAGCTACCTTGAAAAACTTGAGAAAGCAGAATTAAGAGCAGATATAGTTTTTCTATCAAGTGCGGCGGTGTATTATGGGCACGAAGGAAAGGTTGATGAAGAAACATCGGTTGAACCACTGGATTACTATGGATTGAGCAAGCTTTATTCAGAATATATGGTAAGGCTTATAGCAGGAAAAACAGGAAAAAAATTGATCATTTACAGATTAACAAATGCATTTGGAAAAAACGAGAAAAGAAAAAGACTGTTTGACAACATAATAGAATGCATTAAGACAGGAGCACCGCTGAAAATAACAGGTAAAGGTGAGTCATATATAAATCCGGTACCAGTAGAAAAAGTTGCTGAAATACT is a window of Pseudothermotoga elfii DSM 9442 = NBRC 107921 DNA encoding:
- a CDS encoding C40 family peptidase, with the translated sequence MVVKELIESFKRENKIDEREQIFSVLPSIEGSTVLLKGFVGEQRVKNLLIQKILENSKMNVLDQIELLPEKKFLNMYGIVRKSVVNLVKTPETNDIVTQARMGDLLKLFKCVNDWYLVQMEDNYIGWLDSSGFVIYDEPSINSYLVNNFAVVISKFAAVEDSSMVEKIVQGTVLPYLKVSENYVWLLSPDKEQLKVRKSDVTLHSSRKEVFSVFRDAEYIINIARQHTGLAYLWGGTTSYGFDCSGFTQFCFRMGGYFLRRDADMQFEQGLEINSKEDMMPGDLVFFQTYKPGPSHVGIYIGNCRFIHSGSNGVTINSFAEKDEDYSYKLDVNYIGSRRIIGAENLRHPFD
- a CDS encoding NAD-dependent epimerase/dehydratase family protein; translated protein: MVTIIGSDGFIGHRVKKWAEYLKINHTGVYFEDKEKGNIHFEEYIGSELLKETDTLVIAAGNSNHNLPRHNFTEALKMDLSYLEKLEKAELRADIVFLSSAAVYYGHEGKVDEETSVEPLDYYGLSKLYSEYMVRLIAGKTGKKLIIYRLTNAFGKNEKRKRLFDNIIECIKTGAPLKITGKGESYINPVPVEKVAEILIKSALEIRKALGEKKLEVINLTSKEEVRVIDIVKSIENKYDLKWVFSGQEESPVKFIVKSRKLENFLTRLGIEIEPLNRSIERFLVSYGL
- a CDS encoding glycosyltransferase, producing the protein MEIFEKISRLIQSKDFSKAKELAQNIPDEIDKNNTLGVISFYEEKNDDAINFFEKALRINPAHSDVLFNYSKALFEKQNYFESWRYLTRIPKKTWEIYDMLGDTQLKQDNPAMALHYYKKAYEMSSIKELKEKYDSIKEQHFKNEKLAIFCLPNIDNFIKDIAEILSNIYKVKLVVTTDSKQIVEAYNWADIIWLEWANEMAVQITGRMNKTGKRVICRLHSYEALSTYPEKMNWQNVDILILVAEHMREILEIYHNDTYRKISNMIRIIPNGIDLNKFVFKNRTPGFDIAVVAHISHKKDPAAWLQVAGMLKKIDRRYVLHIAGEFQELRYANYFRHFIEDADLERNVKLYGFVKDINAFLENKNYLLSTSIHESFGYNIAEAMARGIKPIIHNYSGSKEQWPAELVYSFIDEIPAMLENEYSSEKYRSFVENKFSIEKQIKNIVEVLNLLRCTQSKVNNEQMLYGSSKFTANYCNLKGVFSESFVSKCYETIDSYNQKNRDNLDNSTKVVVDTTIRKPLVSVVTPAYNAAEFLEALANSLSKQSIFRDLQWVIVDDDSKDDTQQSIAKLCKQYKDMSIKVLKNEKNAGAAYSLEKGFEHANGEYVAWVSADDYYIDDRKLEKDVNLLENSFDVVFSKYSLFGSSPGNAKRYETILPDNSTELFIRITLSNNLNGSSVVMKKELYDRAGGFDKMLWNVDGDYDLFSKLILCGAKIGLSESTVFNRTHSGQTSSRSILMKVGSSLTRSRFFRIDHLRTLIKDKIFGAGNERIMYSLSIRFPLFFLDLYRESIQIPDFERSSIKNLIEHYNKLVDFLFSSEAFKVFLCNYTMKEEKL
- a CDS encoding NAD-dependent epimerase/dehydratase family protein, which translates into the protein MKILLTGGLGFIGRMLKVKLQAKGHEVIALDLQVRDYDDYVRADVTEFLDLWRTAKTFDKFDYVVHMAGEVGRLVGEEHPHKMIRVNDIGTLNVIHICMEMGSNLVYFSTSEIYGRLLDIQEVTEESVNHLSPFMLSNVYAISKYFGEALVNHYVTNYNLKAVGIRPFMVYGPGVISSKYKSAIDQFIYNALTGKEFYVHRGSERAWCYIDDFIDGVMLVLEKHEFKDNVYEAYNIGTQEYKTMEEVGEIVLKYTKAPRELMKIVEPPEKFLVTRKRFSNKKLLNLGFEQKVPLKEGIKRTIEWHRSVVSGNNNW